One Calditerricola satsumensis genomic window carries:
- a CDS encoding tetratricopeptide repeat protein, translating to MHRQTEAWLEPVWEALERGDAEGALRRLAEAKRMARDDPDKLLAVAAVYADLGHLDEARGLLDAVLARRPGDPEAHLLLAEVYLELGDTDAALELLMPLLDERPEDVRVLVDLADLYAAEGLYEVAISYLEKARRHHPDPLLFARHLAQLYDEVGEEEKALALLESLVGTPYEDAALHIELAARYARRGAWERAARHYEEALARDPARVDARFGLARLKARMGQREEAKELLEAVRRDDPDYIPAYTALADLHLAEGELEAAIERLEQAWEMDKGDEAVAQKLAWACLEAGHVDRAAAVFEEMVGGEEDLDEPWQALREAIAQARAGTKTKG from the coding sequence ATGCATCGCCAAACGGAAGCATGGCTCGAGCCGGTGTGGGAGGCCCTGGAGCGCGGGGACGCGGAAGGCGCGCTGCGCCGCCTGGCCGAAGCCAAGCGGATGGCGCGCGACGACCCGGACAAGCTCCTCGCCGTCGCCGCCGTCTATGCCGACCTGGGCCATCTCGACGAGGCGCGAGGGCTGCTCGATGCGGTGTTGGCGCGACGGCCCGGCGATCCCGAGGCGCACCTTTTGCTTGCCGAGGTCTACCTGGAGCTGGGCGACACCGATGCCGCCCTCGAGTTGCTCATGCCGCTCCTGGACGAGCGCCCCGAGGACGTGCGCGTGCTCGTCGACCTGGCCGACCTGTATGCGGCGGAAGGGCTGTATGAGGTGGCCATCTCCTACCTGGAGAAGGCGCGGCGCCACCACCCCGACCCACTCCTGTTCGCGCGCCACCTCGCCCAATTGTACGATGAGGTCGGGGAGGAGGAGAAAGCCCTCGCGCTGCTCGAATCCCTGGTGGGCACGCCCTACGAAGACGCCGCCCTGCACATCGAGCTGGCGGCACGCTACGCGCGCCGCGGTGCCTGGGAACGCGCCGCGCGCCACTATGAGGAGGCTTTGGCGCGCGACCCCGCGCGGGTTGACGCCCGCTTCGGCTTGGCGCGGCTCAAAGCCCGGATGGGGCAGCGCGAAGAGGCCAAGGAGCTGCTGGAAGCCGTGCGCCGGGACGATCCCGACTACATCCCGGCATACACCGCCCTTGCCGATCTCCACCTGGCCGAAGGCGAGCTGGAAGCGGCCATCGAGCGGCTGGAACAGGCGTGGGAGATGGACAAAGGGGACGAGGCCGTGGCCCAGAAATTGGCCTGGGCGTGCTTGGAAGCGGGGCACGTCGATCGCGCCGCCGCCGTGTTCGAGGAGATGGTCGGTGGCGAGGAGGACTTGGACGAGCCGTGGCAAGCCTTGCGGGAAGCGATTGCCCAGGCCCGCGCCGGCACGAAAACCAAGGGGTAA